From the genome of Uranotaenia lowii strain MFRU-FL chromosome 1, ASM2978415v1, whole genome shotgun sequence, one region includes:
- the LOC129738970 gene encoding uncharacterized protein LOC129738970: MKSLALLISFLVLLVAESILASPILFDKLFGFAAYQPTYGGAGYGAGGGYGGNSYGYYPVSGGGGIAAPTQKARKPKTGRSYKEICRVINPTPYALPGSIPAAGAPFCPY, translated from the coding sequence ATGAAATCGCTGGCGTTGCTGATCAGTTTTTTGGTGCTGCTGGTAGCTGAATCGATTCTGGCCTCACCGATTCTGTTTGACAAACTGTTTGGATTTGCCGCCTATCAACCGACGTATGGTGGAGCTGGCTACGGAGCAGGAGGAGGTTACGGCGGTAATTCCTACGGATACTATCCGGTGTCTGGCGGTGGCGGAATTGCTGCTCCAACACAGAAGGCTCGCAAACCGAAAACAGGACGCTCCTACAAAGAGATTTGTCGGGTGATCAATCCGACTCCTTACGCCCTGCCGGGAAGTATACCAGCTGCCGGGGCTCCTTTCTGTCCATATTGA